Proteins found in one Papio anubis isolate 15944 chromosome 13, Panubis1.0, whole genome shotgun sequence genomic segment:
- the CD274 gene encoding programmed cell death 1 ligand 1 isoform X2 yields the protein MRIFAVFIFTIYWHLLNAFTVTVPKDLYVVEYGSNMTIECKFPVEKQLDLTSLIVYWEMEDKNIIQFVHGEEDLKVQHSNYRQRAQLLKDQLSLGNAALRITDVKLQDAGVYRCMISYGGADYKRITVKVNAPYNKINQRILVVDPVTSEHELTCQAEGYPKAEVIWTSSDHQVLSGKTTTTNSKREEKLLNVTSTLRINTTANEIFYCIFRRLDPEENHTAELVIPELPLALPPNERTHLVILGAIFLLLGVALTFIFYLRKGRMMDMKKCGIRVTNSKKQRDTQLEET from the exons ATGAGGATATTTGCTGTCTTTATATTCACGATCTACTGGCATTTGCTGAATG caTTTACTGTCACGGTTCCCAAGGACCTATATGTGGTAGAGTACGGCAGCAATATGACAATTGAATGCAAATTCCCAGTAGAAAAACAATTAGACCTGACTTCACTAATTGTCTATTGGGAAATGGAGGATAAGAACATTATTCAATTTGTGCATGGAGAGGAAGACCTGAAGGTTCAGCATAGTAACTACAGACAGAGGGCCCAGCTGTTGAAGGACCAGCTCTCCCTGGGAAATGCTGCACTTCGGATCACAGATGTGAAATTGCAGGATGCAGGGGTTTACCGCTGCATGATCAGCTATGGTGGTGCCGACTACAAGCGGATTACCGTGAAAGTCAATG CTCCATACAACAAAATCAACCAAAGAATTTTGGTTGTCGATCCAGTCACCTCTGAACATGAACTAACATGTCAGGCTGAGGGCTACCCCAAGGCCGAAGTCATTTGGACAAGCAGTGACCATCAAGTCCTGAGTGGTAAGACCACCACCACCAATTCCAAGAGAGAGGAGAAGCTTTTAAATGTGACCAGCACACTGAGAATCAACACAACAGCTAATGAGATTTTCTACTGCATTTTTAGGAGATTAGATCCTGAGGAAAACCATACAGCTGAATTGGTCATCCCAG aactaCCTCTGGCACTTCCTCCAAATGAAAGGACTCACTTGGTAATTCTGGGAGCCATCTTTTTACTCCTTGGTGTAGCACTGACATTCATCTTCTATTTAAGAAAAG
- the CD274 gene encoding programmed cell death 1 ligand 1 precursor — protein MRIFAVFIFTIYWHLLNAFTVTVPKDLYVVEYGSNMTIECKFPVEKQLDLTSLIVYWEMEDKNIIQFVHGEEDLKVQHSNYRQRAQLLKDQLSLGNAALRITDVKLQDAGVYRCMISYGGADYKRITVKVNAPYNKINQRILVVDPVTSEHELTCQAEGYPKAEVIWTSSDHQVLSGD, from the exons ATGAGGATATTTGCTGTCTTTATATTCACGATCTACTGGCATTTGCTGAATG caTTTACTGTCACGGTTCCCAAGGACCTATATGTGGTAGAGTACGGCAGCAATATGACAATTGAATGCAAATTCCCAGTAGAAAAACAATTAGACCTGACTTCACTAATTGTCTATTGGGAAATGGAGGATAAGAACATTATTCAATTTGTGCATGGAGAGGAAGACCTGAAGGTTCAGCATAGTAACTACAGACAGAGGGCCCAGCTGTTGAAGGACCAGCTCTCCCTGGGAAATGCTGCACTTCGGATCACAGATGTGAAATTGCAGGATGCAGGGGTTTACCGCTGCATGATCAGCTATGGTGGTGCCGACTACAAGCGGATTACCGTGAAAGTCAATG CTCCATACAACAAAATCAACCAAAGAATTTTGGTTGTCGATCCAGTCACCTCTGAACATGAACTAACATGTCAGGCTGAGGGCTACCCCAAGGCCGAAGTCATTTGGACAAGCAGTGACCATCAAGTCCTGAGTG GAGATTAG